The DNA window GTAATCTGAGCACAGCACTGTCCCACACACCCTTCTGGAACAATTCGAAAATCCGCCTCGCCCGCCCATATCGCCGTCTTCCATCCTGTTGCCGATGAAACATCCGATTCTTCAAAAGACCCATTTCGAAGAAGACTTTCAGCTCCGCTATTCATGCTCCCCCAAAAGAGGGGTACCCATAAGGGAAAAACCCGTGGACAAAAAATCTGTCGAATAAATTGCATGGCTTCTCCTGATTGTTCCTGCTGCAGCTTTTAGCCGCCGGTAGATTTGTTCAACTGCCGGAGGTATTTCTTCAGTTCTGGAGACAGAGTGCCCCGGGACGGCCGGATTTCCTGAAGTGACAATGGAGAACTGGACTGGAGCATCTGTTTGGATTTGCGGGAATCAATTACCTCGGCAGATACCCACAATTCAATCTTGGGACGAATCGGGTCATTCGAAAAAACAAGAATGCGTTTTCGAGACTTCCCGAGAGAATCAGCAACGTACGTTACGGTAATCTCTGAGGATTGACCGGGCTTAAGGATAGTGTTCGGGGCCTCTATAACCGTACAACCACAAGAGGTGGAAATATTTGTAATAACCAGGTCCTTCCCTCCCTCGTTGAGAAATGTGAAAAACCCAGTGTTTTTCGACCCCATTTCCACTCGGCCGGAATCATATTCTGTAGAGAGAAAA is part of the Anaerohalosphaeraceae bacterium genome and encodes:
- a CDS encoding DUF1573 domain-containing protein, which produces MFVFGNDLDEVLMMDFYLGARMVNRNEFLLFLIFLLLGGCQSPQLVPFPIACEESCRSEEPLIVFLSTEYDSGRVEMGSKNTGFFTFLNEGGKDLVITNISTSCGCTVIEAPNTILKPGQSSEITVTYVADSLGKSRKRILVFSNDPIRPKIELWVSAEVIDSRKSKQMLQSSSPLSLQEIRPSRGTLSPELKKYLRQLNKSTGG